A part of Apostichopus japonicus isolate 1M-3 chromosome 10, ASM3797524v1, whole genome shotgun sequence genomic DNA contains:
- the LOC139974928 gene encoding uncharacterized protein, protein MDSFTSSHPFDTVYLSNCSCESFNDAIYDYEYDRYSFWCSSDEFTLTIGLWPFFISLILNLLAITTNVLFLITVKRHPMLRKSAMSIYLVALSVVDLITSFLILVCSIIQLIFKLSDPIVTSRSAVLLSLCWSSLQYISLCLVILIAYERYKAICKPLEHIGSVTNLKRRCCLTAIGIFVAFGVLFVVFLFSSMELLGGVRSLGKICEIPPSSYIFISSDLITLLIVVILYTKIIKVFNENQNISDWDNIRKRNHELQRNLTIMVLVNSAVFIFLVLCQDIAIFLAITVKRDDGGLSWEDYLLLIFFPSLLNSGINPVIYNIFGSRYRSALKSTVLNCCTGRDQNLEHGDIELSHVV, encoded by the coding sequence ATGGATTCTTTCACCTCATCACATCCTTTTGATACAGTATACCTATCTAACTGTAGTTGTGAGTCCTTTAACGACGCAATATACGATTATGAGTATGACAGATACAGTTTTTGGTGTAGTTCAGATGAATTTACTCTAACGATAGGCCTATGGCCATTCTTTATTTCATTGATTTTAAATCTTTTGGCAATAACAACAAATGTATTGTTTTTGATTACAGTTAAGAGACATCCAATGTTACGAAAATCTGCCATGAGCATTTACCTAGTAGCATTGTCAGTTGTTGATTTGATTACATCATTTCTCATTCTCGTATGTTCGATTATACAactcattttcaaacttagtgatccaattgtgacgtcacggTCTGCTGTACTGCTGTCACTATGTTGGAGTTCTTTGCAATATATAAGTCTATGCCTTGTTATATTAATTGCGTATGAACGTTATAAGGCTATTTGTAAACCATTGGAACACATAGGTTCAGTTACAAATCTAAAGCGGCGATGTTGTTTGACTGCGATTGGAatttttgttgcttttggtgttctttttgttgttttcctatTTTCCTCTATGGAATTACTTGGCGGGGTAAGAAGCTTGGGGAAAATATGCGAAATACCACCATCCAGTTATATTTTCATCTCCTCAGATTTAATTACCTTATTAATTGTTGTAATACTCTACACTAAAATCATCAAAGTATTTAATGAGAATCAAAACATCAGTGACTGGGATAATATCCGTAAACGTAATCATGAACTACAGCGGAATCTGACCATAATGGTATTGGTAAATTCTGCTGTGTTCATATTTTTAGTGCTATGTCAGGATATCGCTATATTTCTCGCCATCACAGTAAAACGCGATGACGGTGGTTTATCTTGGGAAGATTACTTACTCCTAATATTTTTCCCTTCATTGCTAAATTCTGGTATTAATCCagttatttacaacatttttggTTCTCGTTATCGAAGTGCTCTGAAAAGTACCGTGTTGAATTGTTGCACAGGAAGAGACCAAAATCTAGAACATGGAGACATAGAACTTAGTCATGTTGTCTAA